The following DNA comes from bacterium.
AGAGAATCGCCGCCTGCGGGTAGTTGATCACCGGCATCGAGAAGATAGACCCGAAGACGCCCGGATTCGTGATCGTGAACGTCCCGCCCGAGACGTCCTCCAGCGTCAATTTGCCCGCCCGCGCCCGCATCGACAGCGTTTCGAGGTCGCGTCCGAGGCCGGCGACGCTCTTCTGATCGGCGTCCTTGATCACCGGGACGATGAGCCCCTCGGGAATCGCGACGCCGACGCCGATGTTGATCGCGTGCCTGCACAGCACGCCGTCGGGCGTAAACGTGGAGTTCACGACCGGCACGTCGCGCAGCGCCCGGCTGACCGCCCGCACGATGAACGCGGTGAGCGTGATGTTGACGCCTTCGCGCGTGCGCCAGACCGCCTTGTGCGTTTCGCGGTGGCGCACCAGGACGGTCATATCGACTTCGACCACGCCGTAGGCGTGAGGAATCTCGCGCTTGCTGCGGGCCATCCGCTCGGCGATCGTCCGGCGCAGCGCGGTCAGCGGCTGAAGCTGATCCCCCGCTGAACGCGTCGCGGCCGCCCCGGCGGGAGCCGGTGCCGCGGACACGCCGCC
Coding sequences within:
- a CDS encoding dihydrolipoamide acetyltransferase family protein, coding for GGVSAAPAPAGAAATRSAGDQLQPLTALRRTIAERMARSKREIPHAYGVVEVDMTVLVRHRETHKAVWRTREGVNITLTAFIVRAVSRALRDVPVVNSTFTPDGVLCRHAINIGVGVAIPEGLIVPVIKDADQKSVAGLGRDLETLSMRARAGKLTLEDVSGGTFTITNPGVFGSIFSMPVINYPQAAILSTDAVVRRPMVLGEGIAIREMMHLGLGFDHRAFDGAAAMQFLNHIKRQLESFSPTGDSTEF